From one Rhodanobacteraceae bacterium genomic stretch:
- a CDS encoding HAMP domain-containing protein, translated as MATTNARALAHMLRLKLWHRMFALTALATLAAVGSLLLVQQQAFRSGLLEYVNQIDRERAQGLLPALAGEYREAGGWKRIRRNPMRFRWLVDQALGGGRGAELPPPPQDRPPRERPPRMGPPGRDGGAGRPPLPPPGALQDEGPRRRYGGYDAPSIPVIGPPEPWPGALELPIEVDGAVVGSLHFLPLPRLESEWDLAFAQSQLRTGVVLARRTAHPLRQMAARTREIAAGNYAARIASERGDEIGELARDFDAMAATLEQNREARQRWTAEISHELRTPVAVIRAELEALEDGVRPFDRAAVRSLAGEAERLSRLVDDLYQLSLADAGALAYRFESCDLAECLRDSVAAHSAALQRAGLAVDADLPPACASPRRCWACCAVAGKFADQQRALHRFGWPRARRA; from the coding sequence ATGGCGACGACCAACGCGCGAGCGCTTGCGCACATGCTGCGCCTGAAGCTCTGGCACCGGATGTTCGCGCTCACCGCATTGGCCACGCTGGCCGCGGTGGGTTCGTTGCTGCTGGTGCAGCAACAGGCCTTCCGCAGCGGCCTGCTGGAGTACGTGAACCAGATCGACCGCGAGCGCGCGCAGGGGCTGTTGCCGGCATTGGCCGGTGAGTACCGCGAGGCCGGTGGCTGGAAACGCATCCGGCGCAATCCGATGCGCTTCCGCTGGCTGGTCGACCAGGCTTTGGGCGGCGGCCGCGGGGCTGAGCTGCCGCCGCCGCCGCAGGATCGTCCACCGCGCGAGCGGCCGCCACGGATGGGACCGCCCGGTCGCGATGGCGGCGCGGGACGCCCGCCATTGCCGCCCCCTGGCGCCCTGCAGGACGAGGGCCCGCGCCGCCGCTACGGGGGCTACGACGCACCATCGATCCCGGTCATCGGCCCGCCCGAGCCCTGGCCCGGCGCGCTGGAGCTGCCGATCGAAGTGGACGGCGCGGTGGTCGGCAGTCTGCATTTCCTGCCACTGCCACGGCTGGAAAGCGAGTGGGACCTGGCTTTCGCGCAGTCCCAATTGCGTACCGGCGTGGTTCTGGCGCGCCGCACCGCGCACCCGCTGCGGCAGATGGCGGCGCGCACGCGCGAGATCGCTGCCGGCAACTACGCTGCGCGCATCGCCAGCGAGCGCGGCGATGAGATCGGCGAGCTGGCGCGCGATTTCGATGCAATGGCGGCCACCCTGGAGCAGAACCGCGAGGCGCGCCAGCGCTGGACCGCCGAGATCAGCCATGAGTTGCGCACGCCGGTGGCGGTGATCCGCGCCGAGCTGGAGGCGCTGGAGGATGGCGTGCGGCCCTTCGACCGCGCCGCGGTGCGCTCGCTCGCGGGCGAAGCCGAGCGCCTGTCGCGCCTGGTGGACGATCTCTACCAGCTGTCGCTGGCGGATGCCGGCGCGCTGGCCTACCGCTTTGAGTCCTGCGACCTCGCCGAGTGCCTGCGCGATTCGGTGGCCGCGCATTCCGCGGCGCTGCAGCGGGCGGGCCTCGCGGTTGACGCCGACCTGCCGCCGGCATGTGCCAGTCCGCGCCGATGCTGGGCGTGTTGCGCAGTTGCTGGGAAATTTGCTGACCAACAGCGCGCGCTACACCGATTCGGGTGGCCGCGTGCGCGTCGCGCTTGA